A genome region from Sulfuricurvum sp. includes the following:
- a CDS encoding nucleotidyltransferase family protein produces MVTKEVILDFFANHKDELREKYSLVKVGLFGSYAKGSATPESDIDIYAEFENKKFRNIAGAWNYFEEAFGTKIDLLYPHKNMRPSLKQNIEREVIYTY; encoded by the coding sequence ATGGTTACCAAAGAGGTGATTCTTGATTTTTTTGCTAATCACAAAGACGAGTTAAGAGAAAAATACTCTCTCGTTAAAGTTGGACTTTTTGGCAGCTATGCCAAAGGCTCAGCAACACCTGAAAGTGATATTGATATTTATGCTGAATTTGAAAATAAAAAATTTAGAAATATAGCCGGAGCTTGGAATTATTTTGAAGAAGCTTTCGGAACAAAAATAGATCTTTTGTACCCTCATAAAAATATGCGACCATCTCTAAAGCAAAACATTGAACGTGAAGTTATCTATACATACTAG